AGCATCGATTTCAATAATATCGATTAATTGGTTTTGATTTGCTAATTTACAATTATTGCATTGTTCACAAGCTGTTGAGTTTGTTAAATTTAAACAATTAATAGTTTTTGCAAAAATTCTAGCAACACTTGTTTTTCCAGTTCCTCTTTGACCAGAAAATAATAAAGCATGATTTATTCTATTATCTTTAATTTGTTTTTCTAGTATTTCTTTTATGTTATTATGACCAGCAACACTATTAAAATCTTTTGGTCTATATGTTCTATATAAAGATTGTTTATTTGTATTCATTTTACCCTCCAACTAATATAATTTTATCTTATATTAGTACTTGATTAGATAAACAAATACTAGTAGTTTATATTAGAAAAATTATCTTTTGTTAATAAAAAAATTATTTAATAATTTAATGTATTCTGATTGTTTATTGTGGTTTTTTATTTGAATTAAATTAAGGTTTTGATCATTAATACTATAGTTATTTTGAATACCAAATTTATAACTATCAACTAAATAATAAATAGTATTAATTTTTGCTTGTTTAATTGCTGAATAACACATCATACAAGGCTCTAAAGTTGTAATTAGTTTATATTCAGATAAATTAAAAGTATTTAGTTTGTTAATTAGTTTGTTAATAGCATTAATTTCAGCATGCTGAGAAATATTTTTATTTTTATATCTTGTATTAATAGACATAGTCAAAATATTGTTATTGTTATCAATAATACAACAACAAACTGGTATATCATTATGTTTAATTGCTTTTTTAGATTGATTGATCATTAGATCTAAGATGTTATTAAAATCACTCATAGTTTTTCAAATAAAAAACCGCAATACAGAACACTTTTCCTTATAGCTGCTACCTTCCGGTCCTAACTCGTTCAGATGTTATTCTTATCGCGGCGTTATAATTATATTATATTTTTAAGTCTTATTCAATTAAGTAGATATTAATCTTTATAATCACCTAATA
This genomic window from Mycoplasma mycoides subsp. capri contains:
- a CDS encoding nucleoside deaminase, whose amino-acid sequence is MSDFNNILDLMINQSKKAIKHNDIPVCCCIIDNNNNILTMSINTRYKNKNISQHAEINAINKLINKLNTFNLSEYKLITTLEPCMMCYSAIKQAKINTIYYLVDSYKFGIQNNYSINDQNLNLIQIKNHNKQSEYIKLLNNFFINKR